The proteins below are encoded in one region of Pygocentrus nattereri isolate fPygNat1 chromosome 13, fPygNat1.pri, whole genome shotgun sequence:
- the hexdc gene encoding hexosaminidase D yields MPGSAMDPCPLSRGKKLVHLDLKGAPPKISYLHELIHLFADLGATGILVEYEDMFPYEGELKILQSNAHPPYSREDIISIQEIAHSRGLEIIPLVQTFGHFEFVLKHSTFRKLREVNHCLGTLNPHSKQGVALVLKMLHQVMELHPKSTTLHIGADEVYMLGEGEESKKWLSIPGHNINRLFLRHITTVANGIRENYPSLSVIMWDDMLRSMTSDTIKDSGLVGLVQPMLWDYSPVLDVENNIMLMEKYKSAGLLQQWVASSFKGSTTVHTCVTSTQRHVDNHLHWLKVASGLSSGVELQGIALTGWQRYDHLSVLCELMPLGLHSLASCLQCLLHGSFTEEAQKKVMEALGTGTTEVGDIERLSQANTRAYPGLTLAEIIVQLTAMLESEELRHFENNLYVRGWFSPYHRQRQIINPLFAEQIQKQAKMFLEAVDCKVHELQQEMCLLYPESTVEEWIAQHVTPVLKPLQDLLKDIHTALEDMGLFISDSASQSGN; encoded by the exons ATGCCAGGATCTGCCATGGACCCTTGTCCATTGTCAAGAGGCAAGAAATTGGTCCATTTGGATTTAAAGGGGGCTCCTCCCAAAATCAGTTATTTACATGAG CTGATACATCTTTTTGCTGATCTTGGTGCCACTGGTATACTTGTTGAGTATGAGGACATGTTTCCCTATGAGGGAGAACTGAAGATTCTGCAGTCAAACGCTCATCCACCTTACAG CCGTGAAGACATCATTTCCATTCAAGAAATTGCTCATTCCAGAGGGTTGGAGATCATTCCTCTCGTGCAGACATTTGGACACTTTGAA TTTGTCCTGAAACACAGCACCTTTAGGAAGCTGCGAGAGGTCAACCACTGTTTGGGGACCTTGAATCCACACAGCAAGCAAGGAGTCGCTCTAGTCCTGAAGATGTTACACCAAGTCATGGAGCTCCACCCTAAAAGCACTACCTTGCATATTGGAGCAGATGAG GTGTACATGTTGGGTGAAGGAGAGGAGTCTAAGAAGTGGTTAAGCATTCCAGGTCACAATATTAACAGACTGTTCCTCCGCCATATCACTACAGTGGCAAACGGCATTCGAGAGAATTACCCCAGCCTGAGCGTGATAATGTGGGATGACATGCTGAGGAGCATGACCTCTGACACCATTAAAG aTAGTGGACTTGTTGGACTGGTCCAACCCATGCTATGGGACTACAGCCCTGTTCTGGATGTTGAAAACAACA TTATGCTAATGGAAAAATACAAGTCTGCTGGTTTATTACAGCAGTGGGTTGCGAGCTCTTTTAAAGGCTCAACCACTGTACACACCTGTGTGACCAGTACCCAAAGGCATGTGGACAACCATCTCCATTGGTTAAAAGTGGCATCTGGCCTTTCATCTGGAGTTGAACTACAGGGCATTGCACTGACTGGGTGGCAAAG ATATGATCACCTGTCTGTATTGTGTGAACTGATGCCACTCGGCTTGCACTCTCTTGCCTCATGTCTACAGTGTCTTCTACATG GAAGCTTTACTGAAGAGGCTCAGAAAAAAGTAATGGAGGCACTGGGCACAGGAACAACTGAAGTAGGAGACATAGAAAG ATTGTCTCAGGCTAACACCCGTGCATATCCTGGGCTGACACTAGCTGAGATCATTGTACAGCTCACAGCAATGCTAGAATCGGAAGAACTCCGACACTTTGAAAACAATCT GTATGTAAGAGGCTGGTTCTCTCCCTatcacagacagagacagatcaTCAACCCTCTTTTTGCTGAACAAATTCAGAAACAGGCAAAAAT GTTCCTGGAAGCTGTAGATTGCAAGGTGCATGAGCTGCAGCAGGAGATGTGCCTGCTTTACCCAGAATcaacagtggaagaatggattGCACAGCATGTCACTCCAGTGCTGAAACCACTACAGGATTTACTGAAGGACATCCACACTGCCCTGGAGGACATGGGGCTGTTCATTAGCGATTCTGCGTCTCAGAGTGGGAACTAA
- the kctd2 gene encoding BTB/POZ domain-containing protein KCTD2 codes for MAELHIEGNATGILEQSEHRGSVSVRLPSPTLVLPPRSGLSSPGVSGSRAVFGFPMKSSPSSPSEPAEKPGSRWVRLNVGGTYFVTTKQTLCREPKSFLYRLCQEDPDLDSDKDETGAYLIDRDPTYFGPILNYLRHGKLIINKNLAEEGVLEEAEFYNIASLVRLVKERIRDNENRTSQGPVKHVYRVLQCQEEELTQMVSTMSDGWKFEQLISIGSSYNYGNEDQAEFLCVVSRELNNSTNGIVIEPTEKAKILQERGSRM; via the exons ATGGCTGAGTTACACATTGAAGGGAACGCGACTGGCATCTTGGAGCAGAGCGAGCACCGCGGCTCGGTTAGTGTGAGACTGCCCTCGCCCACCCTGGTGCTCCCGCCTCGCAGCGGCTTGTCCAGTCCCGGAGTGTCCGGCTCCAGAGCCGTGTTCGGCTTCCCTATGAAGAGCAGCCCGAGTTCCCCGTCAGAACCTGCGGAAAAACCGGGCTCCCGGTGGGTCCGGCTGAACGTCGGGGGAACTTACTTCGTCACCACGAAACAGACCTTGTGCAGGgaacccaaatcttttctgtatcGGTTATGTCAGGAAGACCCAGACCTGGACTCAGATAAG GATGAGACAGGAGCTTATTTGATTGATAGGGACCCCACATACTTTGGACCCATTTTGAATTACCTGAGGCATGGAAAACTGATCATCAACAAGAACCTTGCGGAAGAGG GTGTTCTTGAGGAAGCTGAATTTTACAACATTGCATCACTGGTGAGGCTGGTGAAGGAGAGAATACGAGACAACGAGAACAGGACGTCCCAG GGCCCTGTGAAGCATGTATACCGTGTACTCCAGTGTCAGGAAGAGGAGCTCACCCAGATGGTCTCCACAATGTCTGATGGATGGAAGTTTGAGCAG CTCATAAGCATTGGATCCTCTTACAACTATGGCAACGAGGACCAGGCTGAGTTCCTGTGTGTGGTTTCCAGGGAGCTCAACAATTCCACTAATGGAATTGTTATTGAGCCAACTGAGAAGGCTAAG ATCCTTCAGGAGAGAGGTTCACGGATGTGA